Proteins from a genomic interval of Chitinophagales bacterium:
- a CDS encoding YeeE/YedE thiosulfate transporter family protein, with protein sequence MEIITQPWEWYVAGPLIALVMLLLLYFGKDFGMSANLRTMCSAAGGDRLADFFKFDWKAQRWNLMFVVGAIVGGFIAAHYLTLSETVLLNPQTIADLKELGFENPGSQYLPSEIFGSESVFSLKGLLILLGGGFMVGFGARYAGGCTSGHAISGISDLQIPSLIAVAGFFIGGLMMTYLFLPIIF encoded by the coding sequence ATGGAGATAATTACCCAACCTTGGGAATGGTACGTGGCAGGGCCTTTGATAGCCCTTGTGATGCTTTTGCTACTCTATTTTGGCAAAGACTTTGGAATGTCGGCCAATTTGCGGACAATGTGTTCGGCAGCAGGTGGAGACAGACTTGCCGATTTTTTTAAATTTGATTGGAAAGCCCAACGCTGGAATTTGATGTTTGTCGTTGGCGCAATTGTGGGTGGGTTCATTGCAGCTCATTACCTCACACTTTCCGAAACCGTGCTTTTGAATCCCCAAACGATTGCAGATTTGAAGGAACTGGGTTTTGAAAATCCTGGTAGTCAGTATTTACCCAGCGAGATTTTTGGCAGTGAATCTGTATTTTCCTTGAAAGGTTTACTCATTCTTTTGGGCGGTGGTTTCATGGTCGGTTTTGGAGCGAGATATGCGGGCGGATGTACTTCTGGACATGCCATCAGCGGAATTTCGGACTTGCAGATTCCTTCTTTGATTGCCGTTGCAGGATTTTTCATTGGAGGCTTGATGATGACCTATCTTTTCTTACCCATTATTTTTTAG
- a CDS encoding Crp/Fnr family transcriptional regulator: MLELLKERYQYVFEAKLIEEIAAVGTYRKVKEDTTIMDIGDTIEYMPLLLSGSIKIMREDEDGSELLLYYLEVGDTCAMTLNCCLRKTKSQIRAVAEIYTELIMVPVHKMVDWIIQYETWRVFVFESYNTRLNEMLEAIDNLAFNNMEERLYKYLTDKAFIAKSSNLIVTHFQIASELNSSRVVISRLLKKLENDGKIKLHRNLIEVPNYY; encoded by the coding sequence ATGTTAGAATTATTAAAGGAAAGATACCAATACGTTTTTGAAGCCAAGCTGATTGAGGAAATTGCAGCCGTTGGTACTTACCGCAAAGTGAAGGAAGACACGACGATTATGGACATCGGCGACACGATTGAATACATGCCTTTGTTGTTGTCGGGTTCTATCAAAATCATGCGTGAGGATGAGGATGGCAGTGAATTGTTGTTGTATTATTTGGAGGTAGGTGATACGTGTGCGATGACCCTCAACTGTTGTTTGCGAAAAACAAAAAGCCAAATTAGGGCAGTTGCCGAAATTTACACCGAACTAATCATGGTTCCCGTCCACAAAATGGTGGATTGGATCATACAATACGAAACTTGGCGGGTGTTTGTCTTTGAAAGCTACAATACCCGTCTGAATGAAATGCTGGAAGCGATTGACAATCTTGCATTTAACAACATGGAAGAACGCCTTTACAAATACCTGACCGACAAAGCATTTATTGCCAAAAGCTCCAATCTTATTGTGACGCATTTTCAGATTGCATCCGAACTCAATTCTTCAAGGGTGGTAATCTCTCGCTTATTGAAGAAATTGGAGAATGATGGCAAAATCAAATTGCACCGAAATTTGATTGAAGTGCCGAATTATTATTAA
- the dnaN gene encoding DNA polymerase III subunit beta: MKFTTSTSELQKQLQIINGAVGTNTTIPILEDFLFEVNNSQLTVVATDLETTMSVTLDVSAQQDGKIAVPAKILLELLKTLPDQPLTFELNPDTNIISISSLNGRYKLAGEPDDDFFQVPSLEGANQIVLKASVLATAINKCTFAVSTDELRPSMTGVYFIMGTDGVTFVATDAHKLVRYSHTGQTSDENSSFIVPKKALGLLKAALPSDDTDITISYDQADVFFNFNGTRLKCRLIDARYPDYNAVIPTENPNRLIINKKDFQNSLKRIAIFSNKTTYQVALKIENNKLSLYAQDIDFSSEARENLTCEYEGDDMEIAFNAKFLVEILGVMDGDEIALELSTPSRAGLIVPTVQVEEEDLLMLVMPIMLNQ, encoded by the coding sequence ATGAAATTTACGACCAGCACATCTGAACTGCAAAAGCAGTTGCAAATCATAAATGGAGCCGTAGGAACCAACACCACAATTCCTATTTTAGAAGATTTTTTGTTTGAAGTCAATAACTCCCAATTGACGGTAGTAGCAACAGACTTGGAAACAACGATGTCGGTGACATTGGATGTAAGCGCACAACAAGATGGAAAAATTGCAGTTCCTGCAAAAATTTTATTAGAGTTGTTGAAAACACTCCCCGATCAGCCTTTGACTTTCGAGTTGAATCCAGATACCAACATCATCAGTATTTCCTCTCTCAATGGACGCTATAAATTGGCGGGTGAGCCTGATGATGATTTTTTCCAAGTGCCAAGTTTAGAAGGTGCAAATCAAATTGTATTGAAAGCTTCGGTTTTGGCTACTGCCATCAATAAATGTACCTTTGCAGTGAGTACCGATGAACTACGCCCATCTATGACAGGCGTTTATTTCATTATGGGTACTGATGGTGTGACATTTGTGGCAACAGATGCCCACAAATTGGTGCGTTACAGCCATACAGGTCAAACAAGCGATGAAAACTCCAGTTTTATTGTTCCCAAAAAAGCTTTGGGCTTGTTGAAAGCTGCTTTACCAAGCGATGATACAGACATCACCATTTCTTACGATCAAGCGGATGTATTTTTCAACTTCAACGGTACTCGATTGAAGTGCCGATTGATTGATGCTCGCTATCCTGATTACAATGCGGTTATCCCAACAGAGAATCCAAATCGATTGATTATCAATAAAAAAGACTTCCAAAACTCCTTGAAAAGAATTGCAATTTTCTCCAACAAAACGACCTATCAAGTAGCCTTGAAAATCGAGAACAACAAGCTTTCTTTGTATGCACAAGATATTGACTTTTCGAGTGAAGCTCGTGAGAATCTAACCTGTGAGTATGAAGGGGATGATATGGAAATTGCTTTCAATGCTAAGTTTTTAGTGGAGATTTTGGGTGTAATGGATGGCGACGAAATTGCATTAGAACTTTCAACTCCTTCAAGGGCAGGTTTGATTGTACCAACTGTACAAGTGGAAGAAGAGGATTTGTTGATGTTGGTCATGCCAATTATGTTGAATCAATAG
- a CDS encoding gamma carbonic anhydrase family protein → MAIIKTVHDCTPQFGENCFLADNAVVIGEVIMGDNCSVWFSAVVRGDVHYIKMGNKVNVQDGAVIHCTYKKAPTNIGNNVSIGHNAIVHGCTIHDNVLIGMGAIVMDNAVVHSNSIIAAGAVVLENTVVESGCIYAGVPAKKVKNLSEEQTADLIERIANNYVFYADWFR, encoded by the coding sequence ATGGCAATTATTAAAACGGTGCATGATTGCACTCCTCAATTTGGTGAAAATTGTTTTTTGGCAGACAATGCCGTTGTGATTGGAGAAGTCATAATGGGCGACAATTGCAGCGTGTGGTTCAGTGCTGTTGTTCGAGGGGATGTGCATTACATCAAAATGGGCAACAAGGTGAATGTGCAGGATGGTGCAGTGATTCATTGTACTTACAAAAAAGCTCCAACGAATATCGGCAACAATGTTTCGATTGGTCACAATGCGATTGTGCACGGCTGCACGATTCACGATAATGTGTTGATTGGAATGGGAGCGATTGTGATGGACAATGCCGTTGTTCATTCAAACAGCATCATTGCGGCAGGGGCAGTGGTCTTGGAAAATACGGTGGTAGAATCGGGTTGTATCTATGCGGGCGTTCCCGCCAAAAAGGTCAAAAACTTGAGTGAAGAACAAACTGCTGATTTGATTGAACGGATTGCGAACAATTATGTTTTTTATGCGGATTGGTTTCGTTAA